The Callospermophilus lateralis isolate mCalLat2 chromosome 3, mCalLat2.hap1, whole genome shotgun sequence genome has a segment encoding these proteins:
- the Six4 gene encoding homeobox protein SIX4 isoform X2, producing the protein MIASAADIKQENGMESASEGQEAHREVAGGAVAGLSPPAPVPFPLEPGDAAAAAARVSGEEGAVAAAAGAAADQVQLHSELLGRHHHAAASTTAQTPLAFSPDHVACVCEALQQGGNLDRLARFLWSLPQSDLLRGNESLLKARALVAFHQGIYPELYSILESHSFESANHPLLQQLWYKARYTEAERARGRPLGAVDKYRLRRKFPLPRTIWDGEETVYCFKEKSRNALKELYKQNRYPSPAEKRHLAKITGLSLTQVSNWFKNRRQRDRNPSETQSKSESDGNPSTEDESSKGHEDLSPHPLSGSSDGVTNLSLSSHMEPVYMQQIANTKILSSSGVLLNGSLVPASTSPVFLNGNSFIQGPNGVILNGLNVGNTQTVSLNPPKLSSNILSNGVAMTDLLGSTSQDVKEFKVLQSSAANSAATNSYSPSAPVSFPGLIPSTEVKREGIQTVASQEGSSVVTFTTPVQINQYGIVQIPNSGANGHFLNGSIGFSPLQLPPVSVAASQGNISVNSSTSDGGTFTSESATVQQGKVFLSSIAPSAVVYTVPNSGQTVGSVKQENLERSLVFSQLMPVNQNTQVNANLSSENISGSGLHSLASSLVNVSPAHNFSLTPPTLLNPTELNPDIADSQPMSAPVANKSTVTSVSNTNYATLQNCSLITGQDLLSVPMTQAALGEVVPAAEDQVGHASPAVHQDFVREHRLVLQSVANIKENFLQNSESKATSSLMMLDSKSKYVLDSMVETVCEDLETDKKELAKLQTVQLDEDMQDL; encoded by the exons ATG ATTGCAAGTGCGGCGGACATCAAGCAGGAGAATGGGATGGAAAGCGCCTCGGAAGGGCAGGAGGCGCACCGAGAAGTGGCGGGGGGCGCGGTGGCGGGGCTGAGCCCCCCGGCTCCAGTCCCTTTCCCCCTGGAGCCGGGGGACGCCGCGGCCGCCGCCGCCAGGGTGAGTGGAGAGGAAGGGGCAGTGGCGGCGGCGGCCGGAGCGGCGGCGGATCAGGTACAACTCCACTCGGAACTTCTGGGCAGGCACCACCACGCCGCCGCCAGCACCACCGCACAGACCCCGCTGGCCTTCTCGCCGGACCATGTCGCCTGCGTGTGCGAGGCGCTGCAGCAGGGGGGCAACCTGGACCGCCTGGCCCGGTTCCTGTGGTCCCTGCCCCAGAGCGACCTGCTACGTGGCAACGAGAGCCTGCTGAAGGCGCGGGCGCTCGTGGCCTTCCACCAGGGCATCTACCCTGAGCTCTACAGCATCCTCGAGAGCCACAGCTTCGAGTCGGCCAACCACCCGCTGCTGCAGCAGCTCTGGTACAAGGCGCGCTACACCGAGGCCGAGCGAGCCCGCGGCCGGCCGCTGGGCGCCGTGGACAAGTACCGGCTACGCAGGAAATTCCCCCTGCCCCGCACCATCTGGGACGGCGAGGAGACGGTGTATTGTTTCAAGGAGAAGTCGCGCAACGCGCTCAAGGAGCTCTACAAGCAGAATCGCTACCCTTCGCCCGCCGAGAAGCGGCACCTGGCCAAGATCACCggcctctccctcacccaggtcagCAACTGGTTCAAGAACCGCCGGCAGCGCGACCGGAACCCCTCGGAGACCCAGTCCAAAAG TGAATCAGATGGAAATCCCAGCACTGAAGATGAATCCAGCAAGGGACATGAAGATTTGTCTCCTCACCCACTCTCAGGTTCATCAGATGGTGTCACCAACCTCAGCCTTTCCAGTCACATGGAGCCAGTATATATGCAACAAATTGCAAATACTAAGATACTAAGCTCTTCTGGAGTTTTGTTGAATGGAAGCTTGGTACCTGCAAGTACTTCACCTGTCTTCCTTAATGGTAATTCTTTTATTCAGGGACCCAATGGAGTTATCCTTAATGGATTAAATGTGGGAAATACACAGACAGTGTCATTGAACCCACCAAAACTGTCTTCAAACATTTTGAGCAATGGTGTAGCCATGACTGACCTACTGGGATCTACCTCCCAGGATGTGAAGGAATTTAAAGTCCTCCAGAGTTCTGCTGCCAACTCAGCAGCCACCAACTCCTATAGCCCCAGTGCCCCCGTGTCATTCCCAGGGCTGATACCCAGCACTGAGGTGAAAAGAGAAGGCATTCAAACAGTGGCTTCCCAGGAGGGAAGCTCCGTAGTGACTTTTACTACACCAGTGCAAATTAACCAATATGGCATTGTCCAGATCCCTAATTCCGGAGCAAACGGCCACTTCCTTAATGGGAGCATTGGATTCTCTCCACTGCAGCTGCCTCCTGTCTCAGTGGCAGCTTCACAAG GTAATATTTCAGTAAACTCAAGCACTTCGGATGGGGGCACATTTACAAGTGAGTCTGCCACAGTCCAGCAAGGAAAGGTTTTCTTGAGCTCTATTGCTCCCAGTGCAGTGGTATACACTGttcctaattcaggccagactgtAGGATCTGTGAAACAGGAAAATTTGGAAAGGAGCCTGGTATTCAGTCAGTTGATGCCTGTCAATCAGAATACACAAGTAAATGCAAACCTGTCTTCTGAAAATATCTCGGGGAGTGGCCTCCATTCACTGGCCTCCTCATTAGTTAATGTATCCCCAGCTCACAATTTTTCCCTGACTCCCCCTACACTACTAAATCCCACCGAGCTAAACCCTGACATTGCTGATAGCCAGCCAATGTCTGCACCTGTGGCAAACAAATCTACTGTGACATCTGTCAGCAACACTAACTATGCAactcttcagaactgctcccttatTACTGGCCAAGACCTATTGTCAGTCCCTATGACTCAGGCTGCCCTTGGAGAAGTAGTTCCTGCTGCTGAAGACCAGGTGGGTCATGCCTCCCCAGCAGTACACCAGGATTTTGTCAGAGAACATCGTTTGGTTCTGCAATCAGTAGCTAACATAAAAGAAAATTTCTTACAAAATTCTGAGAGTAAAGCAACAAGCAGCTTAATGATGCTGGACTCCAAATCCAAGTATGTCCTAGATAGCATGGTTGAAACTGTCTGTGAAGACCTGGAAACGGACAAAAAAGAGCTTGCCAAGCTCCAAACTGTCCAGTTGGATGAAGATATGCAAGACTTATAA
- the Six4 gene encoding homeobox protein SIX4 isoform X3 — protein MSSSSPTGQIASAADIKQENGMESASEGQEAHREVAGGAVAGLSPPAPVPFPLEPGDAAAAAARVSGEEGAVAAAAGAAADQVQLHSELLGRHHHAAASTTAQTPLAFSPDHVACVCEALQQGGNLDRLARFLWSLPQSDLLRGNESLLKARALVAFHQGIYPELYSILESHSFESANHPLLQQLWYKARYTEAERARGRPLGAVDKYRLRRKFPLPRTIWDGEETVYCFKEKSRNALKELYKQNRYPSPAEKRHLAKITGLSLTQVSNWFKNRRQRDRNPSETQSKSESDGNPSTEDESSKGHEDLSPHPLSGSSDGVTNLSLSSHMEPVYMQQIANTKILSSSGVLLNGSLVPASTSPVFLNGNISVNSSTSDGGTFTSESATVQQGKVFLSSIAPSAVVYTVPNSGQTVGSVKQENLERSLVFSQLMPVNQNTQVNANLSSENISGSGLHSLASSLVNVSPAHNFSLTPPTLLNPTELNPDIADSQPMSAPVANKSTVTSVSNTNYATLQNCSLITGQDLLSVPMTQAALGEVVPAAEDQVGHASPAVHQDFVREHRLVLQSVANIKENFLQNSESKATSSLMMLDSKSKYVLDSMVETVCEDLETDKKELAKLQTVQLDEDMQDL, from the exons atgtcctCTTCCTCCCCCACCGGGCAGATTGCAAGTGCGGCGGACATCAAGCAGGAGAATGGGATGGAAAGCGCCTCGGAAGGGCAGGAGGCGCACCGAGAAGTGGCGGGGGGCGCGGTGGCGGGGCTGAGCCCCCCGGCTCCAGTCCCTTTCCCCCTGGAGCCGGGGGACGCCGCGGCCGCCGCCGCCAGGGTGAGTGGAGAGGAAGGGGCAGTGGCGGCGGCGGCCGGAGCGGCGGCGGATCAGGTACAACTCCACTCGGAACTTCTGGGCAGGCACCACCACGCCGCCGCCAGCACCACCGCACAGACCCCGCTGGCCTTCTCGCCGGACCATGTCGCCTGCGTGTGCGAGGCGCTGCAGCAGGGGGGCAACCTGGACCGCCTGGCCCGGTTCCTGTGGTCCCTGCCCCAGAGCGACCTGCTACGTGGCAACGAGAGCCTGCTGAAGGCGCGGGCGCTCGTGGCCTTCCACCAGGGCATCTACCCTGAGCTCTACAGCATCCTCGAGAGCCACAGCTTCGAGTCGGCCAACCACCCGCTGCTGCAGCAGCTCTGGTACAAGGCGCGCTACACCGAGGCCGAGCGAGCCCGCGGCCGGCCGCTGGGCGCCGTGGACAAGTACCGGCTACGCAGGAAATTCCCCCTGCCCCGCACCATCTGGGACGGCGAGGAGACGGTGTATTGTTTCAAGGAGAAGTCGCGCAACGCGCTCAAGGAGCTCTACAAGCAGAATCGCTACCCTTCGCCCGCCGAGAAGCGGCACCTGGCCAAGATCACCggcctctccctcacccaggtcagCAACTGGTTCAAGAACCGCCGGCAGCGCGACCGGAACCCCTCGGAGACCCAGTCCAAAAG TGAATCAGATGGAAATCCCAGCACTGAAGATGAATCCAGCAAGGGACATGAAGATTTGTCTCCTCACCCACTCTCAGGTTCATCAGATGGTGTCACCAACCTCAGCCTTTCCAGTCACATGGAGCCAGTATATATGCAACAAATTGCAAATACTAAGATACTAAGCTCTTCTGGAGTTTTGTTGAATGGAAGCTTGGTACCTGCAAGTACTTCACCTGTCTTCCTTAATG GTAATATTTCAGTAAACTCAAGCACTTCGGATGGGGGCACATTTACAAGTGAGTCTGCCACAGTCCAGCAAGGAAAGGTTTTCTTGAGCTCTATTGCTCCCAGTGCAGTGGTATACACTGttcctaattcaggccagactgtAGGATCTGTGAAACAGGAAAATTTGGAAAGGAGCCTGGTATTCAGTCAGTTGATGCCTGTCAATCAGAATACACAAGTAAATGCAAACCTGTCTTCTGAAAATATCTCGGGGAGTGGCCTCCATTCACTGGCCTCCTCATTAGTTAATGTATCCCCAGCTCACAATTTTTCCCTGACTCCCCCTACACTACTAAATCCCACCGAGCTAAACCCTGACATTGCTGATAGCCAGCCAATGTCTGCACCTGTGGCAAACAAATCTACTGTGACATCTGTCAGCAACACTAACTATGCAactcttcagaactgctcccttatTACTGGCCAAGACCTATTGTCAGTCCCTATGACTCAGGCTGCCCTTGGAGAAGTAGTTCCTGCTGCTGAAGACCAGGTGGGTCATGCCTCCCCAGCAGTACACCAGGATTTTGTCAGAGAACATCGTTTGGTTCTGCAATCAGTAGCTAACATAAAAGAAAATTTCTTACAAAATTCTGAGAGTAAAGCAACAAGCAGCTTAATGATGCTGGACTCCAAATCCAAGTATGTCCTAGATAGCATGGTTGAAACTGTCTGTGAAGACCTGGAAACGGACAAAAAAGAGCTTGCCAAGCTCCAAACTGTCCAGTTGGATGAAGATATGCAAGACTTATAA
- the Six4 gene encoding homeobox protein SIX4 isoform X1, producing MSSSSPTGQIASAADIKQENGMESASEGQEAHREVAGGAVAGLSPPAPVPFPLEPGDAAAAAARVSGEEGAVAAAAGAAADQVQLHSELLGRHHHAAASTTAQTPLAFSPDHVACVCEALQQGGNLDRLARFLWSLPQSDLLRGNESLLKARALVAFHQGIYPELYSILESHSFESANHPLLQQLWYKARYTEAERARGRPLGAVDKYRLRRKFPLPRTIWDGEETVYCFKEKSRNALKELYKQNRYPSPAEKRHLAKITGLSLTQVSNWFKNRRQRDRNPSETQSKSESDGNPSTEDESSKGHEDLSPHPLSGSSDGVTNLSLSSHMEPVYMQQIANTKILSSSGVLLNGSLVPASTSPVFLNGNSFIQGPNGVILNGLNVGNTQTVSLNPPKLSSNILSNGVAMTDLLGSTSQDVKEFKVLQSSAANSAATNSYSPSAPVSFPGLIPSTEVKREGIQTVASQEGSSVVTFTTPVQINQYGIVQIPNSGANGHFLNGSIGFSPLQLPPVSVAASQGNISVNSSTSDGGTFTSESATVQQGKVFLSSIAPSAVVYTVPNSGQTVGSVKQENLERSLVFSQLMPVNQNTQVNANLSSENISGSGLHSLASSLVNVSPAHNFSLTPPTLLNPTELNPDIADSQPMSAPVANKSTVTSVSNTNYATLQNCSLITGQDLLSVPMTQAALGEVVPAAEDQVGHASPAVHQDFVREHRLVLQSVANIKENFLQNSESKATSSLMMLDSKSKYVLDSMVETVCEDLETDKKELAKLQTVQLDEDMQDL from the exons atgtcctCTTCCTCCCCCACCGGGCAGATTGCAAGTGCGGCGGACATCAAGCAGGAGAATGGGATGGAAAGCGCCTCGGAAGGGCAGGAGGCGCACCGAGAAGTGGCGGGGGGCGCGGTGGCGGGGCTGAGCCCCCCGGCTCCAGTCCCTTTCCCCCTGGAGCCGGGGGACGCCGCGGCCGCCGCCGCCAGGGTGAGTGGAGAGGAAGGGGCAGTGGCGGCGGCGGCCGGAGCGGCGGCGGATCAGGTACAACTCCACTCGGAACTTCTGGGCAGGCACCACCACGCCGCCGCCAGCACCACCGCACAGACCCCGCTGGCCTTCTCGCCGGACCATGTCGCCTGCGTGTGCGAGGCGCTGCAGCAGGGGGGCAACCTGGACCGCCTGGCCCGGTTCCTGTGGTCCCTGCCCCAGAGCGACCTGCTACGTGGCAACGAGAGCCTGCTGAAGGCGCGGGCGCTCGTGGCCTTCCACCAGGGCATCTACCCTGAGCTCTACAGCATCCTCGAGAGCCACAGCTTCGAGTCGGCCAACCACCCGCTGCTGCAGCAGCTCTGGTACAAGGCGCGCTACACCGAGGCCGAGCGAGCCCGCGGCCGGCCGCTGGGCGCCGTGGACAAGTACCGGCTACGCAGGAAATTCCCCCTGCCCCGCACCATCTGGGACGGCGAGGAGACGGTGTATTGTTTCAAGGAGAAGTCGCGCAACGCGCTCAAGGAGCTCTACAAGCAGAATCGCTACCCTTCGCCCGCCGAGAAGCGGCACCTGGCCAAGATCACCggcctctccctcacccaggtcagCAACTGGTTCAAGAACCGCCGGCAGCGCGACCGGAACCCCTCGGAGACCCAGTCCAAAAG TGAATCAGATGGAAATCCCAGCACTGAAGATGAATCCAGCAAGGGACATGAAGATTTGTCTCCTCACCCACTCTCAGGTTCATCAGATGGTGTCACCAACCTCAGCCTTTCCAGTCACATGGAGCCAGTATATATGCAACAAATTGCAAATACTAAGATACTAAGCTCTTCTGGAGTTTTGTTGAATGGAAGCTTGGTACCTGCAAGTACTTCACCTGTCTTCCTTAATGGTAATTCTTTTATTCAGGGACCCAATGGAGTTATCCTTAATGGATTAAATGTGGGAAATACACAGACAGTGTCATTGAACCCACCAAAACTGTCTTCAAACATTTTGAGCAATGGTGTAGCCATGACTGACCTACTGGGATCTACCTCCCAGGATGTGAAGGAATTTAAAGTCCTCCAGAGTTCTGCTGCCAACTCAGCAGCCACCAACTCCTATAGCCCCAGTGCCCCCGTGTCATTCCCAGGGCTGATACCCAGCACTGAGGTGAAAAGAGAAGGCATTCAAACAGTGGCTTCCCAGGAGGGAAGCTCCGTAGTGACTTTTACTACACCAGTGCAAATTAACCAATATGGCATTGTCCAGATCCCTAATTCCGGAGCAAACGGCCACTTCCTTAATGGGAGCATTGGATTCTCTCCACTGCAGCTGCCTCCTGTCTCAGTGGCAGCTTCACAAG GTAATATTTCAGTAAACTCAAGCACTTCGGATGGGGGCACATTTACAAGTGAGTCTGCCACAGTCCAGCAAGGAAAGGTTTTCTTGAGCTCTATTGCTCCCAGTGCAGTGGTATACACTGttcctaattcaggccagactgtAGGATCTGTGAAACAGGAAAATTTGGAAAGGAGCCTGGTATTCAGTCAGTTGATGCCTGTCAATCAGAATACACAAGTAAATGCAAACCTGTCTTCTGAAAATATCTCGGGGAGTGGCCTCCATTCACTGGCCTCCTCATTAGTTAATGTATCCCCAGCTCACAATTTTTCCCTGACTCCCCCTACACTACTAAATCCCACCGAGCTAAACCCTGACATTGCTGATAGCCAGCCAATGTCTGCACCTGTGGCAAACAAATCTACTGTGACATCTGTCAGCAACACTAACTATGCAactcttcagaactgctcccttatTACTGGCCAAGACCTATTGTCAGTCCCTATGACTCAGGCTGCCCTTGGAGAAGTAGTTCCTGCTGCTGAAGACCAGGTGGGTCATGCCTCCCCAGCAGTACACCAGGATTTTGTCAGAGAACATCGTTTGGTTCTGCAATCAGTAGCTAACATAAAAGAAAATTTCTTACAAAATTCTGAGAGTAAAGCAACAAGCAGCTTAATGATGCTGGACTCCAAATCCAAGTATGTCCTAGATAGCATGGTTGAAACTGTCTGTGAAGACCTGGAAACGGACAAAAAAGAGCTTGCCAAGCTCCAAACTGTCCAGTTGGATGAAGATATGCAAGACTTATAA